The following are encoded in a window of Artemia franciscana unplaced genomic scaffold, ASM3288406v1 PGA_scaffold_23, whole genome shotgun sequence genomic DNA:
- the LOC136041452 gene encoding uncharacterized protein LOC136041452, with the protein MYILRFSMRHQLVEKHLCVKVKSMSFTKYFVNLLRLQNSNISPIDANHMMSPAVHDYCNMSMTVIPRSGPNFPQSPVDHDYCSTSMKMITEFANNLPHLHHSNISQIQDDDLMSPVVPRQNEKSMSIYRSATSVPAVVRTSSYQGDSIIPAIQNVVSTVDLGCKLNLKKICSQARNTEYNPKSHPAVIMRLKDHKTTALIFSTGKMVCTGGNSEEVSRLAARKYARIVQKLGFATKILNFKIQNMVGSCNVKFSIRLDALARGHEKFIKYEPELFPGLVYRMVKPKVVLKIFANGNVIITGAKTRQEIYDAFEIIYPILKGFKH; encoded by the coding sequence atgtatatcttgCGGTTCTCCATGCGACATCAGTTAGTTGAGAAACATCTGTGCGTAAAAGTCAAAAGTATGAGCTTTACTAAGTATTTTGTTAACTTGCTACGCTTGCAGAATTCCAATATATCACCAATTGACGCTAATCATATGATGTCTCCAGCAGTCCATGATTACTGCAATATGAGTATGACCGTGATTCCCAGGTCTGGACCTAATTTTCCACAGTCTCCAGTGGACCATGACTATTGCAGTACAAGTATGAAAATGATTACTGAGTTTGCAAATAACTTGCCCCACTTGCATCATTCCAATATATCACAAATTCAGGATGATGATTTGATGTCTCCGGTTGTACCAAGACAGAATGAGAAATCAATGAGTATATATCGCTCAGCTACATCTGTGCCTGCAGTTGTACGTACATCCAGCTATCAAGGTGACTCTATTATTCCTGCTATTCAGAACGTTGTATCTACTGTAGATCTTGGATGtaaattgaacttgaaaaagATTTGTAGTCAAGCGCGAAACACAGAATATAATCCAAAATCGCATCCCGCCGTTATTATGAGGTTAAAAGACCATAAGACCACAGCATTGATTTTCAGCACTGGAAAAATGGTCTGCACTGGAGGTAACTCAGAAGAAGTCTCGCGATTGGCTGCAAGAAAATATGCCAGAATTGTACAAAAACTGGGCTTCGCtactaaaatcttgaatttCAAGATTCAAAATATGGTTGGCTCCTGTAATGTCAAGTTTTCAATACGTTTAGATGCCTTGGCGCGAGGCCATGAAAAGTTTATCAAATACGAACCTGAGCTTTTCCCTGGGCTGGTGTATAGAATGGTCAAACCAAAGGTTGTCCTTAAAATTTTTGCTAATGGAAATGTAATCATCACCGGTGCCAAAACTAGACAAGAAATTTATGATGCATTTGAGATTATTTATCctattttaaaaggttttaagCATTAG